The following are from one region of the Sardina pilchardus chromosome 4, fSarPil1.1, whole genome shotgun sequence genome:
- the LOC134077858 gene encoding potassium voltage-gated channel subfamily E member 2-like — MQADLSNLTLHLENSLTRTLTDYLNSWTWNATEADRKLDARLTEENFRNVIWYLMVMIGMFAFIVVSVLVSTVKSKRREHSDDPYHKYIEGDWNADPALVIANAGSKDLSGLASP, encoded by the coding sequence ATGCAGGCTGATTTGTCGAATCTGACCCTCCACCTGGAGAACTCGCTGACGCGGACGCTGACCGACTACCTGAACAGCTGGACCTGGAACGCCACGGAGGCGGACCGGAAGCTGGACGCGCGCCTGACCGAGGAGAACTTCCGGAACGTCATCTGGTACCTGATGGTGATGATTGGCATGTTCGCCTTCATCGTGGTGTCCGTCCTGGTGAGCACGGTCAAGTCCAAGCGGCGAGAGCACTCGGACGACCCCTACCACAAGTACATCGAGGGGGACTGGAACGCCGACCCCGCCCTGGTCATCGCCAACGCCGGCTCCAAGGACCTCAGCGGACTGGCCTCTCCCTGA